The genomic region TGGGATTCTAGCGAGCTTGGCGGCGGAAGGTACAAATTCGTTCACGCTAATTAGACTAATTGCTCTTCTGGGCGACGAGCGCGCATAAAAAAGCCGCGCGGCTCGAAAGCGGCGCGGCGTTTTTGCGGTTCAACTCAAGTGTCTTGCTTGTTTTCCAGGACTTCGCCGGTCTTCGCATCCAGCTTCACGTCCCACTTCACGTTGCTGGTGTCACGCAGTTCGGTCTCGTAGACCAGGCGGCCGGCTTTGTCTTCCAGCTCGGTGTCAACGATGGTCGCGCCTTTGTGCTGGGCCACTGCCTTGGCGTTGAGTTTTTCGAAGTCCATGATGGCGCCGGACTTGAGCAGGCTCGGAATGTGGTCCGGGCGAACATCGGCCTGGGCCAAGCCAGCGGTAAGGGTCAAGGCGGCAGCGGCGAACAGAGCAGTCAGGTTTTTCATGGGGTGATCCTTTGGGGTGAGCTGTTTAAGTGGGATCAGGTTAACCAGCGCAACTTAACTCACCCTTAAAATTGCGCCGTTTGTTCAATCGGCGGCGAGTGCGGAGTTTCATGCTGGCGTCTCAATCATGGGAGGCACAGATGAAACAGTTATTGGCCTGGGTGTACGCGCCCTTGTTCTGGGTGGGATTTATCGGGTGGGCGCTCTGGCTGGTGCAGGTGGATGAGCCGCAGTGGCTGGGGCTGGTAGTTGTCTGCGCGGTGGTGGTGTCGTTTATTGCGGAGTGGTGGTTGCCCTACGAGCCGCAGTGGAATCGCAACCAGGGTGACCGTCGTCGCGACCTGATTCATGCGGTGGTCAACGAAGGTC from Pseudomonas yamanorum harbors:
- a CDS encoding PepSY domain-containing protein codes for the protein MKNLTALFAAAALTLTAGLAQADVRPDHIPSLLKSGAIMDFEKLNAKAVAQHKGATIVDTELEDKAGRLVYETELRDTSNVKWDVKLDAKTGEVLENKQDT